Genomic window (Microbacterium oxydans):
CTACGTCTTCGGTCGACACGAGCCCGCCTCGCACGTGGTGATCCACGTCAGCGACCCGCATTTCCTCGCCGGGGGAGCGCGGCTGGGCGGCCGCTACGACGTCGAGGAGAACTTCGCGCGGACGCTCGAGGCGATCCGCACCGTCCACCCGCATCCGGCGGCGATCGTCGTCACCGGCGATCTGGCGGATCTGGGCGAGCCGGATGCCTACCGTCGCCTGCGGGCGGCCGTCGAACCGGTCGCCGCCGCACTCGGCGCTCCGATCGTCTGGGTCGCGGGCAACCATGACGAGCGCCCGGCCCTGCGCGCGGGGCTGCTGGACCTCGAGCCGACCGAGGAGCCGGTCACGGGCGTCTGGGATCTCGACGGGCTGCGCATCATCGCGCTGGACAGCACGGTGCCGGGGTGGCACCACGGCGATCTCGATGCGGAGCAGCTGTCCTGGCTCGCAGACGTGCTCGCCGAGCCGGCCCCGCACGGCACGCTGCTCGCGCTGCATCATCCGCCGATCCCCAGCCACCTCCCGCTCTTCGACATCCTGGAGCTGCGGCATCAGGACGAGCTGGCCGACGTCATCCGCGGAAGCGACGTGCGGGGCATCCTCGCGGGGCACCTGCACTACTCGTCGCACGGGACCTTCGCGGGGGTTCCCGTGAGCGTGGCGTCCGCCACCTGCTACACGATGAACGTGGCGCGCCCCTCCGCCGAGGTGAACGGCATGGACGCCGCGCAGTCCTTCCAGCTCGTGCATGTGTACCCCGACACGATCACCCACACCGTCGTCCCGGTGACGGAGGCGGCGACCGGGGACTACTTCTCGGAGGAGTGGCTCGAGCGCATGGCGAAGCTCACGCCGGAGGGGCGACTCGACGCCTTCTCCCGCAAACCCGGGCGCTGAGCGGCGTAGACTGGGGGCATCCCCCACCCTTCTCACCCGCCACGACCCACGAGGATGTGACATGGCTTCTGCCGCGCCTACCCTGACCCGCACCGAGACCGATTCGCTCGGGAGCATGGAGATTCCCGTCGACGCGTACTGGGGGATCCACACCGCCCGCGCCGACGCGAACTTCCC
Coding sequences:
- a CDS encoding phosphodiesterase is translated as MSAANGSAYVFGRHEPASHVVIHVSDPHFLAGGARLGGRYDVEENFARTLEAIRTVHPHPAAIVVTGDLADLGEPDAYRRLRAAVEPVAAALGAPIVWVAGNHDERPALRAGLLDLEPTEEPVTGVWDLDGLRIIALDSTVPGWHHGDLDAEQLSWLADVLAEPAPHGTLLALHHPPIPSHLPLFDILELRHQDELADVIRGSDVRGILAGHLHYSSHGTFAGVPVSVASATCYTMNVARPSAEVNGMDAAQSFQLVHVYPDTITHTVVPVTEAATGDYFSEEWLERMAKLTPEGRLDAFSRKPGR